A single Bifidobacterium scardovii JCM 12489 = DSM 13734 DNA region contains:
- a CDS encoding HAD-IC family P-type ATPase, translating into MGEIVATTGDGVNDAPALKKADVGVAMGITGTDVAKEAADIILTDDNFASIVAAIEEGRAVYANIRRFLLYILNSNVPEAVPSAVYLFSGGAIPLPLTTMQILTIDLGTDMLPALGLGTEPPEKGLMNQPPRDPNERLLDRRTMIKAFCWYGVLATVVSLMGYFLVNKLNGWPGVPLAGLGNDADPVYVTATTMTLASIVFAQIGAVWNCRTGRDSAFSVGLFSNRTINIGIVTEIVLLVLITEVPILRTVFHTAPLSWDEYLYLCCIPFVILGIEELRKLIWRCRFPSERM; encoded by the coding sequence ATGGGCGAGATCGTGGCCACCACCGGCGACGGCGTGAACGACGCGCCGGCCCTGAAGAAGGCGGACGTCGGCGTGGCCATGGGCATCACCGGCACCGACGTGGCCAAGGAGGCTGCCGACATCATCCTGACCGACGACAACTTCGCCTCCATCGTGGCCGCCATCGAGGAAGGCCGCGCGGTGTACGCGAACATCCGCCGGTTCCTGCTGTACATCCTCAACTCGAACGTGCCCGAAGCGGTGCCGAGCGCCGTCTACCTGTTCTCCGGCGGCGCGATTCCGCTGCCGCTGACCACCATGCAGATCCTGACCATCGACCTCGGCACCGACATGCTGCCGGCGCTGGGCCTGGGCACCGAGCCGCCCGAAAAGGGGCTGATGAACCAGCCGCCGCGCGACCCGAACGAGCGCCTGCTCGACCGGCGCACGATGATCAAGGCCTTCTGCTGGTACGGCGTGCTCGCCACGGTGGTCTCGCTCATGGGCTACTTCCTGGTCAACAAGCTCAACGGATGGCCGGGCGTGCCGCTGGCCGGCCTGGGCAACGACGCCGACCCGGTGTACGTGACCGCCACCACGATGACGCTCGCCTCGATTGTCTTCGCGCAGATCGGAGCCGTATGGAACTGCCGCACCGGGCGCGACTCGGCGTTCTCTGTCGGCCTGTTCTCCAACCGGACCATCAACATCGGCATCGTGACCGAGATCGTGCTGCTGGTGCTCATCACCGAGGTGCCGATCCTGCGGACCGTTTTCCACACCGCGCCCCTGAGCTGGGACGAATACCTGTACCTGTGCTGCATCCCCTTCGTGATCCTCGGCATCGAGGAACTCCGCAAACTCATCTGGCGGTGCCGCTTCCCCTCCGAACGGATGTAG
- a CDS encoding ABC transporter ATP-binding protein produces the protein MATDNRTLERGAMPAVHVSQLVKRYGDMVALDYFDLDVAQGEIFGLLGPNGSGKTTAINCILALLTYDSGTIRVFGQPMTPTSYALKRRIGIVPQNVAVFNELTVAENIDYFCSLYVPKKTDRAPLVEEAIEFVGLQDFRKFRPGKLSGGLLRRLNIACGIAHKPDLIFFDEPTVAVDPQSRNSILEGIQRLNRAGATVIYTSHYMEEVEQICDRILIMDHGRHLALGTADELKNMIDTGERITIETLDLADSAMTGIRALPCVIEAAYDGKELDVRCRRGEHNLTDVLDAVKRSGANVGHLTSRPPTLNDVFLELTGKALRD, from the coding sequence ATGGCAACCGACAACAGAACCCTCGAACGCGGCGCGATGCCGGCCGTGCATGTCAGCCAGCTGGTCAAACGCTACGGCGACATGGTGGCGCTCGACTACTTCGACCTCGACGTGGCCCAAGGCGAGATCTTCGGCCTGCTCGGGCCGAACGGCTCCGGCAAAACCACCGCGATCAACTGCATCCTCGCGTTGCTCACCTACGATTCGGGCACGATCCGCGTGTTCGGCCAGCCGATGACGCCGACCTCATATGCGCTGAAACGCCGCATCGGCATCGTGCCGCAGAACGTGGCCGTATTCAACGAACTGACCGTCGCCGAGAACATCGACTACTTCTGCTCGCTGTACGTGCCGAAGAAAACCGACCGCGCGCCTCTGGTCGAGGAGGCGATCGAATTCGTCGGGCTCCAGGACTTCCGCAAGTTCCGGCCCGGCAAGCTGTCCGGCGGCCTGCTGAGGCGCCTGAACATCGCCTGCGGCATCGCGCACAAGCCTGATCTGATCTTCTTCGACGAGCCCACGGTCGCCGTCGACCCGCAGAGCCGCAACTCGATCCTGGAGGGCATCCAGCGGCTCAACCGGGCCGGCGCCACGGTGATCTACACCAGCCATTATATGGAGGAGGTCGAGCAGATCTGCGACCGCATCCTCATCATGGACCACGGCCGGCACTTGGCGCTCGGCACCGCCGACGAACTCAAGAACATGATCGACACGGGCGAGCGCATCACCATCGAAACGCTCGATCTGGCGGATTCGGCGATGACTGGGATCCGTGCGTTGCCGTGCGTGATCGAGGCCGCCTACGACGGCAAGGAGCTCGACGTGCGGTGCCGCCGCGGCGAACACAACCTGACCGACGTGCTCGACGCGGTCAAACGCTCCGGCGCCAACGTCGGCCACCTGACCAGCCGTCCGCCCACCCTCAACGACGTGTTCCTCGAACTCACCGGCAAAGCACTGAGAGACTGA
- a CDS encoding ABC transporter permease yields the protein MWTTFLVALKANLRNRSALFWMTVFPIVLATMFNGLFGGLAEAYELKPVPMAVVEDAGWRQAGSASAFVDALAGKTASASDGTAYADIDQKLLTTTTVGTVEEAERLLADGTANGYLTADGNGRLTMTVSRETTIEAKDLMQNSGLDISLAALRSVIDLYNRTDSVTRQTIADNPQAALSRNFWKSVGQNVDMTHETTLTHFRPDAIARYYYALLAMSCMMAMGYSISMVAAAQANLSALGIRRSVAPLSRAKQLIAGFLSCWLCSSVAMSIALAYIRFACNVSFGGREPAAILAVVIASFMTSSAGTALGAVPKLSYNTKYGLSTGISCTLSLFTGLYGGFAMQLSDWIARNAPILGTINPAQQVTNLFYDILYYDSYRPFITTCIILLAMSAVFLLTGIAMLRRQRYEHL from the coding sequence ATGTGGACCACATTCCTGGTCGCATTGAAAGCGAACCTGCGCAACCGGTCGGCGTTGTTCTGGATGACCGTGTTCCCGATCGTGCTGGCGACCATGTTCAACGGGCTGTTCGGCGGATTGGCCGAGGCATACGAGCTCAAGCCGGTGCCGATGGCCGTCGTCGAGGACGCCGGATGGCGGCAGGCTGGCTCTGCCAGCGCCTTCGTGGACGCGCTGGCCGGGAAAACGGCATCGGCTTCGGACGGCACGGCATACGCCGACATCGACCAGAAGCTGCTGACCACCACCACGGTCGGCACCGTGGAGGAGGCCGAGCGGCTGCTCGCCGACGGTACGGCCAACGGCTACCTGACCGCCGACGGCAACGGCCGATTGACGATGACCGTGAGCCGGGAAACCACCATCGAGGCCAAGGACCTCATGCAAAACAGCGGATTGGATATCAGCCTCGCGGCCCTGCGCAGCGTCATCGACCTATACAACCGTACCGACTCCGTCACCCGGCAGACCATCGCCGACAACCCGCAGGCGGCGCTCAGCCGGAACTTCTGGAAGAGCGTCGGGCAAAACGTCGACATGACCCATGAGACGACGCTCACGCATTTCCGGCCCGACGCGATCGCCCGATACTATTACGCGTTGCTGGCCATGTCCTGCATGATGGCCATGGGATACTCCATCAGCATGGTCGCCGCCGCGCAGGCCAACCTGTCCGCGCTGGGCATACGGCGAAGCGTGGCGCCGCTGAGCCGAGCCAAACAGCTCATTGCGGGATTCCTCTCCTGCTGGCTGTGCTCGTCGGTCGCCATGTCCATCGCGCTGGCCTATATCCGATTCGCCTGCAACGTTTCATTCGGCGGACGCGAACCGGCTGCGATTCTCGCGGTCGTCATCGCCTCGTTCATGACCAGCTCCGCAGGCACCGCCCTCGGTGCAGTGCCTAAACTCTCGTACAACACGAAATACGGGCTGTCGACCGGCATTTCCTGCACGCTTTCGTTGTTCACCGGACTGTACGGCGGCTTCGCCATGCAGCTCAGCGACTGGATAGCCCGCAACGCGCCCATCCTCGGCACCATCAACCCCGCGCAGCAGGTGACAAACCTGTTTTACGACATCCTGTACTACGACAGCTACCGGCCGTTCATCACCACCTGCATCATTCTGCTGGCGATGAGCGCGGTATTCCTCTTGACCGGCATCGCAATGCTGAGGAGGCAACGCTATGAACACCTGTAA
- a CDS encoding ABC transporter permease — protein MNTCKATLRVLFAHRAYLMIYLVLMGIMMLSISWVMLTSVSNSMSAVFESAKTRVAIIDRDSGRGGIATSMRAYLSDSSELVELDDAGETLQQAVASNWVDLIVIIPNGFADDYIAAAMDGDDPPNVETVTSYTSGSGSMARMNVGGFLSLTRTALIGARTTVDQAALAGTMGATGGAAGFDGVSLDQDLLDSLPEGSVDKPGLEDLSRAAKLAAESASDKDVNHQVAVVDTPAEEPESATDTSVSGFGGTMKTALYPLFLAMTICGSMILGAFTTGGVRRRLTASPRRMALMGLQRLLTLGGFALAVCVGYLMLSIGLMMAAGLDPLSLSAGGVLMTLGATCVYALMTVACGFMLSEFGFSEEAANGFANIFGLLIMFTSGVALPIDMMPGVMVTIARFLPGWWYCTAIDNALGFGTAAETGVSVAGWAGSVGLVALFGVMFICIGLAAGRFRRSRPTLAAPATTQLAEA, from the coding sequence ATGAACACCTGTAAAGCCACACTGCGCGTACTGTTCGCGCACCGGGCCTACCTGATGATTTACCTCGTGCTCATGGGCATCATGATGCTCTCCATCAGCTGGGTGATGTTGACATCCGTATCCAATTCCATGTCCGCGGTGTTTGAATCGGCCAAAACGCGTGTCGCCATCATCGACCGTGACTCCGGGCGAGGCGGTATCGCCACGTCGATGCGCGCCTACCTGTCGGATTCCAGCGAGCTGGTGGAACTCGACGACGCCGGCGAAACACTGCAACAGGCCGTCGCATCGAATTGGGTGGACCTGATCGTCATCATTCCCAATGGATTCGCCGACGATTATATTGCTGCGGCGATGGACGGCGATGATCCGCCGAACGTCGAAACAGTCACCAGCTACACATCAGGTTCCGGGTCGATGGCCCGGATGAATGTCGGCGGGTTTCTTTCCCTCACCCGCACCGCCCTGATTGGCGCGCGGACAACGGTCGACCAGGCGGCGCTCGCCGGCACGATGGGCGCCACGGGCGGCGCCGCCGGCTTCGATGGCGTGAGTCTGGACCAAGACTTGCTGGACTCGCTGCCGGAAGGATCGGTCGACAAGCCGGGTCTCGAGGATCTGTCCCGGGCCGCCAAGCTGGCCGCCGAATCGGCAAGCGATAAAGACGTGAACCATCAGGTCGCCGTGGTCGACACGCCGGCTGAGGAGCCGGAAAGCGCGACGGATACGTCGGTCAGTGGATTCGGCGGCACCATGAAAACCGCGCTGTACCCGCTGTTCCTGGCGATGACCATCTGCGGGTCGATGATCCTGGGCGCGTTCACCACCGGCGGAGTGCGGCGGCGTCTCACCGCCTCGCCCCGGCGCATGGCCCTGATGGGGCTCCAACGATTGCTGACGTTGGGCGGATTCGCGCTCGCCGTATGCGTCGGCTATCTGATGCTGTCGATTGGTCTGATGATGGCGGCGGGGCTTGACCCGTTGAGCCTGAGCGCCGGGGGAGTGCTGATGACGCTCGGCGCCACCTGCGTGTACGCGCTGATGACCGTCGCCTGCGGATTCATGCTCAGCGAGTTCGGGTTCTCGGAAGAGGCGGCCAACGGGTTCGCCAACATCTTCGGCCTGCTCATCATGTTCACGTCGGGCGTCGCGTTGCCGATTGACATGATGCCCGGCGTGATGGTGACCATAGCCAGATTCCTGCCCGGCTGGTGGTATTGCACCGCGATCGACAACGCGCTCGGTTTCGGGACGGCGGCGGAGACCGGCGTAAGCGTCGCCGGATGGGCCGGCTCCGTGGGCCTGGTCGCGCTGTTCGGCGTGATGTTCATCTGCATCGGCCTGGCCGCCGGCCGGTTCCGCCGCTCCCGTCCCACCCTGGCCGCCCCCGCCACCACGCAGCTGGCCGAAGCCTGA
- a CDS encoding ATP-binding protein has product MVDDYTAKMTELIELMRMIGNDTQQCEVKECKRRISSTITDTLSAFSNGSGGWIILGLSEKNGFTPVEGFDARAMQETLSQACEKMTPVVRPVIVTCPFEGSNLVFARIDEMLPRDKPCFITAQGPHGGSFIRTGDGDRRMTSYEVDRLIEEHLQPTYDLDIVPGATIDDLDPALVPALLERVREQHPRVFAGRDDTATLLDLQVLRHDDSDGATVGGVLRPTLAGLLALGRYPQRFYPRLSIAIAVFPGISRDDVFRGDERLVASKTAVGSIPVMIDDAVDSLMRWIGAKKPDYPPVVLREAIANALTHRDYSPDARGTQVRVSVFTDRIEITNPGGLYGTVTHDVLAGPHPVTGTPFVSTRNQFLFTLLESTPYPGGGFVNPEGGDGYQRIAAALREAGIEPATTRNGINTFTMTITRQRTMENRAPGDVVKSIMAVLERHSAMSVKEIMRELQLTPLAATSGMRELMREGRVARVKLADDPVQRYRLKG; this is encoded by the coding sequence ATGGTCGATGACTACACCGCGAAGATGACCGAGCTGATCGAGCTGATGCGCATGATCGGCAACGACACGCAGCAGTGCGAGGTCAAGGAGTGCAAGCGCAGGATATCCTCGACCATCACCGACACGCTGTCCGCGTTCTCGAACGGCTCGGGAGGCTGGATCATCCTGGGGCTGTCCGAAAAGAACGGGTTCACGCCGGTCGAGGGGTTCGACGCGCGCGCCATGCAGGAGACGCTGAGCCAGGCCTGCGAGAAGATGACGCCAGTGGTGCGCCCGGTGATCGTCACCTGCCCGTTCGAGGGATCGAATCTCGTGTTCGCGCGCATCGACGAGATGCTGCCGCGCGACAAACCGTGCTTCATCACGGCGCAGGGGCCGCACGGCGGATCGTTCATCCGCACCGGCGACGGCGACCGGCGCATGACCTCCTACGAGGTCGACCGGCTCATCGAGGAGCATCTGCAACCCACCTACGATCTGGATATCGTGCCCGGCGCCACGATCGACGACCTCGATCCGGCGCTCGTGCCGGCCCTGCTGGAACGCGTGCGCGAGCAGCATCCGCGCGTGTTCGCCGGGCGGGACGACACGGCCACGCTGCTGGATCTGCAGGTGCTGCGCCACGACGATTCCGATGGCGCCACGGTCGGCGGCGTATTGCGCCCGACGCTGGCTGGCCTGCTGGCGCTGGGGCGGTATCCGCAGCGTTTTTATCCGCGGCTGAGCATCGCGATCGCCGTATTCCCCGGCATCAGCCGCGATGACGTGTTCCGTGGCGACGAACGGCTGGTGGCCTCGAAGACGGCGGTCGGTTCGATTCCCGTGATGATCGACGACGCGGTGGACTCCCTGATGCGCTGGATCGGCGCGAAGAAACCCGACTATCCGCCCGTGGTGCTGCGCGAGGCCATCGCGAACGCGCTCACCCACCGCGACTACTCCCCCGACGCGCGCGGCACGCAGGTACGGGTCAGCGTGTTCACCGACCGCATCGAGATCACCAATCCCGGTGGCCTGTACGGCACGGTCACGCACGACGTGCTGGCCGGCCCGCACCCGGTGACCGGCACGCCGTTCGTCTCGACCCGCAACCAGTTCCTGTTCACGCTGCTGGAGTCGACGCCGTATCCGGGCGGCGGGTTCGTGAACCCGGAAGGCGGCGACGGATACCAGCGCATCGCCGCGGCATTGCGCGAGGCCGGCATCGAACCGGCGACCACGCGCAACGGCATCAACACCTTCACGATGACGATCACGCGGCAGCGCACGATGGAGAACCGGGCGCCGGGCGATGTGGTGAAGTCGATCATGGCCGTGTTGGAGCGGCATTCGGCGATGAGCGTCAAGGAGATCATGCGCGAATTGCAGTTGACACCGCTGGCCGCCACCTCCGGCATGCGCGAGCTGATGCGCGAGGGCCGGGTCGCCCGCGTCAAGCTCGCCGACGATCCGGTGCAACGATACCGGTTGAAGGGCTGA
- a CDS encoding SGNH/GDSL hydrolase family protein, whose protein sequence is MRTMLVGMGILRVIDAAVAPIEGMWAKGRVKLAPEPKGKRFGLFDAEGRAVDIESPIGPGWKGADGVKPIRAVMVGDSLVAGCGVDDQSKGIMPLLASRVAARTGRPVAWRTVGRLGATARRVRYRMIGDIDDKPDVLIVCVGSNDMLAGRSVREWAADIAPVLDAAKARAGKVVLFSSGQPHRSPVLPGALRRDIERRINVQTATSRRLCEARGVSFLDLTHTDQVDPSRFWAVDGFHPGTFGYVVMADAIMRLLFDGARE, encoded by the coding sequence ATGCGGACTATGTTGGTCGGCATGGGGATTTTGCGCGTGATCGATGCCGCCGTCGCTCCGATCGAGGGCATGTGGGCCAAGGGGCGGGTGAAGCTGGCTCCCGAGCCGAAGGGCAAGCGGTTCGGCCTGTTCGACGCCGAGGGGCGTGCGGTGGATATCGAATCGCCGATCGGTCCCGGTTGGAAAGGCGCGGACGGCGTGAAGCCGATTCGGGCCGTCATGGTCGGCGATTCGCTGGTGGCCGGATGCGGCGTGGACGACCAGTCGAAGGGCATCATGCCGCTGCTCGCCTCGCGCGTGGCCGCGCGTACCGGGCGGCCGGTGGCCTGGCGTACGGTCGGCAGGCTCGGCGCGACCGCCCGGCGCGTGCGCTACCGGATGATCGGCGATATCGACGACAAGCCGGACGTGCTGATCGTATGCGTCGGCAGCAACGACATGCTGGCCGGTCGCTCGGTGCGCGAATGGGCCGCCGACATCGCGCCGGTGCTGGACGCGGCCAAGGCCAGGGCCGGCAAGGTGGTGCTGTTCAGCTCCGGACAGCCGCATCGCAGCCCGGTCTTGCCGGGGGCGTTGCGCCGCGACATCGAGCGCCGCATCAACGTGCAGACCGCCACGAGCCGCCGGCTGTGCGAGGCGCGCGGCGTCTCCTTCCTCGACCTGACCCACACCGATCAGGTCGACCCAAGCCGGTTCTGGGCCGTCGACGGCTTCCACCCCGGCACCTTCGGCTACGTGGTCATGGCCGACGCCATCATGCGCCTGCTGTTCGACGGCGCCAGGGAATAG
- a CDS encoding VOC family protein: MLDHLTLRVRDIDRSVAFYKRALAPLGYVAKAHHEPTLGFGVDDGTPHSDFYVSPAAGAASGTDGDSPASPVTHIAFLAGSRQAVHEFYRAALAAGGRDNGATGPRPYHPGYYSAFVLDPDGNNIEAVVDWAHEATPA, from the coding sequence ATGCTGGACCATCTGACATTGCGCGTGAGGGACATCGACCGCAGCGTCGCGTTCTACAAGAGGGCGCTCGCGCCGCTCGGTTATGTGGCCAAAGCCCATCATGAGCCCACGCTCGGCTTCGGCGTGGACGACGGGACCCCGCATTCCGATTTCTACGTGTCGCCGGCCGCCGGGGCCGCAAGCGGAACCGACGGAGATTCGCCGGCCTCGCCGGTCACGCACATCGCGTTCCTGGCCGGGAGCCGCCAGGCCGTGCACGAGTTCTACCGGGCCGCGCTCGCCGCCGGCGGCCGCGACAACGGCGCCACCGGGCCGCGGCCGTATCATCCCGGCTATTACTCGGCGTTCGTGCTGGACCCGGACGGCAACAACATCGAGGCCGTTGTGGACTGGGCCCACGAAGCTACGCCAGCGTGA